One genomic window of Catenulispora sp. MAP5-51 includes the following:
- the mraZ gene encoding division/cell wall cluster transcriptional repressor MraZ, whose protein sequence is MFLGTYTPSLDDKGRLILPARFREELAAGLVVTKGQERCLAVWTAEGFAELTAQMRSASRPGAPDAAIGRSSRDYHRVFFASAYDCQPDAQGRIVIPPPLRAYAGLTRECVVIGADTRLEVWDAAAWADYLAGAESAFSASGSEAAPDQI, encoded by the coding sequence GTGTTCCTCGGGACCTACACGCCCTCCCTGGACGACAAGGGCCGGCTGATCCTGCCCGCGCGCTTCCGCGAGGAACTGGCCGCGGGCCTGGTGGTGACCAAGGGGCAGGAGCGCTGCCTGGCGGTGTGGACCGCCGAGGGCTTCGCCGAACTGACCGCGCAGATGCGCAGCGCCTCCCGGCCCGGGGCCCCGGACGCGGCGATAGGCCGCTCGTCCCGGGACTACCACCGGGTGTTCTTCGCCAGCGCCTACGACTGCCAGCCCGACGCGCAGGGGCGGATCGTCATCCCGCCCCCGCTGCGCGCCTACGCGGGGCTGACCCGGGAATGCGTGGTGATCGGCGCCGACACCCGGCTGGAGGTCTGGGACGCCGCGGCGTGGGCCGATTACCTGGCCGGGGCCGAGTCCGCGTTCTCCGCGTCCGGATCGGAGGCGGCCCCGGACCAGATCTGA
- the rsmH gene encoding 16S rRNA (cytosine(1402)-N(4))-methyltransferase RsmH gives MTSATHIPVMLERCVEILGPALERPGAVVLDATLGLGGHSEAFLQRFPGVRLIGLDRDPQALEASGRRLAPFGERATLVHAVYDEIPEVLERLGVAELAGTLFDLGVSSLQLDMRERGFAYSYDAPLDMRMDSSRGITAAEIVNTYPAADIARILRDYGEERFARRIADKIVAEREREPFTTTARLSDLVRDAIPAATRRTGGHPAKRTFQALRIAVNDELPVLERALPAAVAATGLGGRIAVLSYHSLEDRLVKRAFAKASESAAPPGLPVVPEQYQPKFRLLTRGAEPPTEAEIAENPRAASAKLRGAERVREG, from the coding sequence ATGACAAGCGCGACGCACATCCCGGTCATGCTCGAACGCTGTGTCGAGATCCTCGGCCCGGCCCTTGAGCGCCCCGGAGCGGTCGTGCTCGACGCCACTTTGGGGCTGGGCGGGCACAGCGAGGCGTTCCTCCAGCGCTTCCCCGGCGTGCGCCTGATCGGCCTGGACCGCGACCCGCAGGCCCTGGAGGCCTCCGGCCGGCGCCTGGCACCCTTCGGCGAGCGCGCGACGCTGGTGCACGCGGTGTACGACGAGATCCCCGAGGTGCTGGAGCGGCTCGGCGTCGCGGAACTGGCGGGGACGCTGTTCGACCTCGGAGTCTCCTCGCTCCAGCTGGACATGCGCGAGCGCGGGTTCGCCTACAGCTACGACGCGCCGCTGGACATGCGCATGGACTCCTCGCGCGGCATCACGGCGGCGGAGATCGTGAACACCTATCCGGCCGCCGACATCGCCCGCATCCTGCGCGACTACGGCGAGGAACGCTTCGCCCGGCGCATCGCGGACAAGATCGTGGCAGAGCGCGAACGGGAACCGTTCACCACCACGGCGCGTCTGTCCGATCTGGTGCGGGACGCCATCCCGGCGGCCACCCGGCGCACCGGAGGGCACCCGGCCAAGCGCACATTCCAGGCCCTGCGCATCGCGGTGAACGACGAACTGCCGGTCCTGGAGCGGGCACTGCCGGCGGCGGTGGCGGCCACCGGCCTCGGCGGCCGCATCGCGGTCCTGTCGTACCACTCGCTGGAGGACCGGCTGGTCAAGCGGGCGTTCGCGAAGGCCTCGGAATCGGCGGCCCCGCCCGGACTGCCGGTGGTGCCGGAGCAGTACCAGCCGAAGTTCAGGCTGCTGACGCGGGGCGCCGAGCCGCCGACCGAGGCCGAGATCGCGGAGAACCCGCGGGCCGCCTCGGCGAAGCTGCGGGGCGCCGAGCGCGTGAGGGAGGGGTAG
- the mraY gene encoding phospho-N-acetylmuramoyl-pentapeptide-transferase has translation MRGVLYAAGIALFFSLIGTPMAIKTLARYGFGQPIREDGPTTHQAKRGTPTMGGVVIVLATLLGYGFTKLATMKVPTASGLLVLFLMAGMGVVGFTDDFLKVFRQRSLGLRAKAKMVGQWIVAIAFAVMAIHFPNALGYTPGNTHLSFVRNISAVDLGAVLFVIWAGLLIAGTSNGVNLTDGLDGLATGSCVMVFASYVLIGVWQHGESCATLGTGVQGCYPVRDPLDLAIVAAAIMGACFGFLWWNTSPAKIYMGDTGSLALGGALAGLAICSQTELLLALLGGLFVIITLSVVIQVGYFKISGGKRVFKMAPLHHHFELVGWAEVTVVVRFWIICGLFVGLGLGVFYAGWITVK, from the coding sequence ATGCGCGGGGTGCTGTACGCGGCGGGGATCGCGCTGTTCTTCTCGCTGATCGGCACGCCGATGGCGATCAAGACCCTGGCGCGCTACGGCTTCGGCCAGCCCATCCGTGAGGACGGCCCGACCACGCACCAGGCCAAGCGCGGCACGCCGACCATGGGCGGCGTGGTGATCGTGCTGGCCACCCTGCTCGGCTACGGCTTCACCAAGCTGGCCACGATGAAGGTGCCGACCGCCTCCGGGCTGCTGGTGCTGTTCCTGATGGCCGGCATGGGCGTGGTGGGCTTCACCGACGACTTCCTGAAGGTGTTCCGGCAGCGCTCGCTGGGCCTGCGGGCCAAGGCGAAGATGGTCGGGCAGTGGATCGTGGCGATCGCCTTCGCGGTGATGGCCATCCACTTCCCCAACGCGCTGGGCTACACCCCGGGCAACACGCACCTGTCGTTCGTGCGGAACATCTCGGCGGTCGACCTGGGCGCGGTGCTGTTCGTGATCTGGGCCGGGCTGCTCATCGCCGGCACGTCCAACGGCGTGAACCTGACCGACGGACTGGACGGCCTGGCCACCGGCTCGTGCGTGATGGTGTTCGCCTCCTACGTGCTGATCGGCGTGTGGCAGCACGGCGAGTCCTGCGCGACGCTCGGCACCGGTGTGCAGGGCTGCTATCCGGTCCGAGATCCGCTCGACCTGGCGATCGTGGCCGCGGCCATCATGGGGGCCTGTTTCGGCTTCCTGTGGTGGAACACCTCGCCGGCCAAGATCTACATGGGCGACACCGGCTCCCTGGCCCTCGGCGGCGCCCTGGCGGGCCTGGCGATCTGCTCGCAGACCGAGCTGCTGCTGGCGCTGCTCGGCGGGCTGTTCGTGATCATCACCCTGTCGGTGGTGATCCAGGTCGGCTACTTCAAGATCAGCGGCGGCAAACGGGTCTTCAAGATGGCCCCGCTGCACCACCACTTCGAGCTCGTCGGCTGGGCCGAGGTGACGGTGGTGGTGCGGTTCTGGATCATCTGCGGACTGTTCGTCGGACTGGGGCTGGGCGTGTTCTACGCCGGGTGGATCACGGTCAAGTAG
- a CDS encoding UDP-N-acetylmuramoyl-L-alanyl-D-glutamate--2,6-diaminopimelate ligase, whose protein sequence is MTSTPRPHHLPQHSVRACAEYVGAAVAATAAATTEALDTAVTGLSHDSQGIRPGDLYVAWPGAARHGAEFAPGAVAAGAVAVVTDAAGAMMLDGLAAPVLVAEDVRGLAGRLSAFVYGEPAARLAMYGVTGTNGKTTTSYLIDGGLRRAGLKTGVIGTVQILIGDEVVPSVRTTPEAPDLQAILATAVEKDVDAVAMEVSSHALAYGRTAGIRFKAAAFLNLTQDHLDFHADFEDYFEAKAKLFTPEYTERAVVDVDDEHGRRIVERCRANGVEVHTFSIKGAAADWTAEDIVLGADASTFTVVGPDGRRHKASAGLPGDFNVANALAAIVLLAVTGIDLETAVAGVADVHGVPGRMERVQVPGQEFLAVVDYAHTPDAVLTALRALRPVAERGHGRLRVVVGCGGDRDKTKRPLMGAAAVRLADEAVFTDDNPRTESSADILAAVTAGADAELAGAEQNYRVVADRAEAIAYAVAASGPGDVLIVAGKGHEQGQEIAGVKKPFDDRVVLRAALEAAGKDRSEQ, encoded by the coding sequence ATGACCTCCACACCGCGCCCGCACCACCTTCCGCAGCACAGCGTCCGCGCCTGTGCGGAGTACGTCGGCGCTGCCGTGGCCGCGACAGCGGCCGCGACCACGGAGGCCCTGGACACGGCGGTCACCGGGCTCTCGCACGATTCGCAGGGCATCCGGCCCGGCGACCTGTACGTCGCCTGGCCGGGCGCGGCGCGGCACGGGGCCGAGTTCGCCCCCGGCGCCGTGGCCGCCGGAGCGGTCGCGGTCGTGACCGACGCCGCGGGCGCGATGATGCTCGACGGCCTCGCGGCCCCGGTCCTGGTGGCCGAGGACGTGCGCGGCCTGGCCGGCCGGCTGTCGGCGTTCGTCTACGGCGAACCGGCGGCGCGGCTGGCGATGTACGGCGTCACCGGCACCAACGGCAAGACCACGACCAGCTACCTGATCGACGGCGGCCTGCGCCGCGCCGGCCTGAAGACCGGCGTGATCGGGACCGTGCAGATCCTCATCGGCGACGAGGTGGTGCCCTCCGTGCGCACCACGCCGGAAGCCCCGGACCTGCAGGCGATCCTGGCCACGGCCGTGGAGAAGGACGTCGACGCGGTCGCGATGGAGGTCTCCAGCCACGCGCTGGCCTACGGCCGCACCGCCGGGATCCGGTTCAAGGCGGCCGCGTTCCTGAACCTGACGCAGGACCACCTGGACTTCCACGCCGACTTCGAGGACTACTTCGAGGCCAAGGCCAAGCTGTTCACCCCGGAGTACACCGAGCGGGCCGTCGTCGACGTGGACGACGAGCACGGCCGCCGGATCGTCGAGCGGTGCCGGGCCAACGGCGTCGAGGTGCACACCTTCTCCATCAAGGGCGCCGCCGCGGACTGGACCGCCGAGGACATCGTGCTCGGCGCCGACGCCTCGACGTTCACCGTCGTCGGCCCGGACGGCCGCCGGCACAAGGCCTCCGCCGGGCTGCCCGGCGACTTCAACGTCGCCAACGCGCTGGCCGCGATCGTGCTGCTGGCCGTCACCGGGATCGACCTGGAGACCGCCGTCGCCGGCGTCGCCGACGTGCACGGCGTTCCGGGCCGCATGGAGCGGGTCCAGGTCCCCGGCCAGGAGTTCCTCGCGGTCGTCGACTACGCCCACACCCCCGACGCGGTGCTGACGGCGCTTCGCGCGCTGCGGCCGGTGGCCGAGCGCGGCCACGGCCGGCTGCGCGTGGTGGTGGGCTGCGGCGGGGACCGCGACAAGACCAAACGGCCGCTGATGGGCGCCGCCGCGGTGCGGCTCGCCGACGAGGCCGTATTCACCGATGACAACCCGCGTACGGAAAGTTCAGCGGACATTCTCGCGGCCGTCACCGCCGGCGCCGACGCCGAACTGGCCGGTGCCGAGCAGAATTACCGCGTGGTCGCCGACCGGGCCGAGGCGATCGCGTACGCGGTCGCCGCCAGCGGCCCCGGCGACGTGCTGATCGTCGCCGGCAAGGGACATGAGCAGGGGCAGGAGATCGCAGGAGTGAAGAAGCCGTTCGACGACCGGGTGGTGCTGCGCGCCGCTTTGGAAGCGGCCGGAAAGGACCGCAGCGAGCAGTGA
- a CDS encoding glycerate kinase → MHIVIAMDKFAGTLTAPEAVQAVAAGWLRTSPEDTVTAVPMSDGGPGFLDALADAFEGRRRFGERLATVTGPLGTEVTGRYLIELSGGPAGDTEVAGHPTAYIEVAEACGLHLVPAEERDAKAAGTYGVGELIAAAVEDGAKRLVIGLGGTCSTDGGAGLLAALGAEPAEVLRAGGAALKSLHTLDLTEPRRRLEGVEIVIASDVDNPLLGLRGAAAVFGPQKGATDDDVQRLDAALTHFAELAGAIGQEPGAIRRTLDAPGAGAGGGLGYGLMLLGGRRVAGIGTVITETGLADLIAHADLVITGEGRFDHSSLGGKVPTGVAEAALKSGRPCLVLAGVVEVGKRELAAAGFAAAYEVAEQAGSAQEAMAHAEFHLTALAERVAKSWSHS, encoded by the coding sequence GTGCACATCGTCATCGCCATGGACAAGTTCGCCGGAACGCTCACCGCCCCGGAGGCCGTGCAGGCCGTCGCCGCCGGCTGGCTCCGGACCTCGCCGGAGGACACCGTGACGGCCGTCCCGATGTCGGACGGCGGCCCCGGCTTCCTGGACGCCCTCGCCGACGCCTTCGAGGGCCGGCGGCGCTTCGGGGAGCGGCTGGCCACGGTCACCGGGCCGTTGGGGACCGAGGTCACCGGGCGCTACCTGATCGAGCTGAGCGGCGGCCCGGCCGGCGACACCGAGGTCGCGGGACACCCGACCGCGTACATCGAGGTCGCCGAGGCCTGCGGACTGCACCTGGTCCCGGCCGAGGAGCGCGACGCCAAGGCCGCCGGCACCTACGGCGTCGGCGAGCTCATCGCCGCGGCCGTGGAGGACGGCGCGAAGCGCCTGGTCATCGGGCTCGGCGGGACCTGCAGCACGGACGGCGGCGCAGGGCTTCTGGCGGCCCTGGGCGCCGAGCCGGCCGAGGTGCTGCGCGCCGGGGGCGCGGCCCTGAAGAGCCTGCACACGCTGGACCTGACCGAGCCCCGGCGCCGGCTGGAGGGCGTCGAGATCGTCATCGCCAGCGACGTCGACAACCCGCTGCTGGGCCTGCGCGGCGCCGCGGCCGTCTTCGGCCCGCAGAAGGGCGCGACCGACGACGACGTCCAGCGCCTGGACGCCGCCCTCACGCACTTCGCCGAGCTCGCCGGCGCCATCGGCCAGGAACCCGGCGCGATCCGCCGCACCCTGGACGCCCCCGGCGCCGGCGCGGGCGGAGGCCTGGGCTACGGCCTGATGCTCCTGGGCGGCCGCCGCGTCGCCGGCATCGGCACCGTCATCACCGAGACCGGCCTGGCCGACCTGATCGCGCACGCGGACCTGGTCATCACCGGCGAGGGCCGCTTCGACCACAGCTCCCTGGGCGGCAAGGTCCCCACCGGCGTCGCCGAGGCCGCCCTGAAGTCCGGCCGGCCGTGCCTGGTCCTGGCCGGCGTGGTGGAAGTGGGCAAGCGAGAACTGGCCGCCGCCGGATTCGCGGCCGCGTACGAGGTCGCCGAGCAGGCCGGCTCCGCGCAGGAGGCAATGGCCCATGCCGAGTTCCACCTGACGGCCCTGGCGGAGCGGGTGGCGAAGAGCTGGTCGCACAGCTAG
- a CDS encoding peptidoglycan D,D-transpeptidase FtsI family protein gives MSDRDRPDEPHPGRPRRPADGPEGRKPRRPARPPHQSTERDGSDPAAGARPRPRKTAVRQLPPRRPTAGASPAPARPRPPGPRTPTLRMGSPRRRLRVTMFGLLFAFSLFAGRLFQLQAVDAGGYAQAASTGREATAVLHASRGAILAADGTPLAESVEAYDVTADPTLVARYHEDVDELAAKLAGLLSAAPEYAQGGAPSVSDLQAGLTKPNTRYVVLAHKASPATCAKIRALAVSNTSDPASIVGVYTNSRDDRRTYPGGTLAANVIGFTDADGVGKGGIEQMLNDRLAGKDGQESYQAASGVEIPTTGVNLKPAVDGQSVKTTIDPDIQWAADQALSQEVKKTGSLSGTVVVQDVKTGQILALSNYPTFDPRHISKADTPNLGNRAFTDPFEPGSVAKVITMSAAIETGVAEPDTQLPQFSSPKLFNGVFYHDDVDHGPWSLTMTGVLAASSNVGTIEVADLFQPHGVDRDQTIAKYQRLYGFGQKTGIGFPGESAGILDPPNKWSDSERYTVLYGQGLAATAVQDASVYQTIANGGVRIAPSLIQGYTDSSGKYTPAPAPQQTQVVSAATAGKVADMLEAVTTSQRGTGTTAKIPGYRVAGKTGTANRYDQKTGGYNGYTASFIGFAPTDKPQIVVAVSLQAPVGAHFGAEIAAPVFTQVMGFALQSRGVAPTDTPPADLPTTYGTGD, from the coding sequence ATGAGTGACCGAGACCGCCCCGACGAGCCCCACCCCGGCCGTCCGCGCCGGCCCGCCGACGGCCCCGAAGGCCGTAAACCGCGCCGACCGGCCCGGCCACCCCACCAAAGCACCGAGCGCGACGGTTCCGACCCCGCCGCCGGAGCCCGCCCCCGCCCCCGCAAAACCGCCGTCCGCCAGCTCCCCCCGCGCCGCCCCACCGCCGGTGCGAGCCCGGCGCCGGCGCGTCCGCGGCCGCCGGGCCCGCGCACTCCGACCCTGCGCATGGGCTCCCCGCGGCGGCGGCTGCGGGTCACCATGTTCGGGCTGCTGTTCGCCTTCTCCCTGTTCGCCGGGCGGCTGTTCCAGCTCCAGGCCGTCGATGCCGGCGGGTATGCGCAGGCCGCCTCGACCGGGCGCGAGGCCACCGCCGTGCTGCACGCCTCGCGGGGCGCGATACTGGCCGCCGACGGGACGCCGCTGGCCGAGTCCGTCGAGGCCTATGACGTCACCGCCGATCCGACGCTGGTCGCTCGCTACCACGAGGACGTCGACGAGCTCGCCGCCAAGCTGGCCGGGCTGTTGTCGGCCGCGCCCGAGTACGCGCAGGGCGGCGCGCCCAGCGTCTCGGATCTGCAGGCCGGGCTGACCAAGCCGAATACCCGGTACGTCGTGCTGGCGCACAAGGCCTCGCCGGCCACGTGTGCCAAGATCCGGGCGCTGGCGGTGTCCAACACCAGCGACCCGGCCAGCATCGTCGGGGTCTACACCAACTCCCGCGACGACCGTCGTACCTATCCCGGGGGCACGCTGGCGGCGAACGTCATCGGCTTCACCGACGCCGACGGTGTCGGCAAGGGCGGGATCGAGCAGATGCTGAACGACCGGCTGGCCGGCAAGGACGGCCAGGAGTCGTATCAGGCGGCCTCCGGGGTGGAGATCCCCACCACCGGGGTGAATCTGAAGCCGGCGGTGGACGGGCAGAGCGTGAAGACCACCATCGACCCGGACATCCAGTGGGCTGCCGACCAGGCGCTGTCCCAGGAGGTGAAGAAGACCGGCTCGCTGTCGGGGACGGTCGTGGTGCAGGACGTGAAGACCGGCCAGATCCTTGCCCTGTCGAACTACCCGACCTTCGACCCGCGCCACATCAGCAAGGCCGACACGCCCAACCTGGGCAACCGCGCGTTCACCGACCCCTTCGAGCCCGGGTCGGTGGCCAAGGTCATCACCATGTCCGCGGCCATCGAGACCGGCGTGGCCGAGCCGGACACGCAGCTGCCGCAGTTCTCCTCGCCGAAGCTGTTCAACGGCGTCTTCTACCACGACGACGTGGACCACGGCCCGTGGAGCCTGACCATGACCGGAGTCCTGGCCGCGTCCTCCAACGTCGGCACCATCGAGGTCGCCGACCTGTTCCAGCCGCACGGCGTGGACCGCGACCAGACCATCGCCAAATACCAGCGGCTGTACGGCTTCGGGCAGAAGACCGGCATCGGCTTCCCCGGCGAGAGCGCGGGCATCCTGGACCCGCCGAACAAGTGGAGCGACTCCGAGCGCTACACGGTGCTCTACGGCCAGGGCCTGGCCGCCACCGCCGTCCAGGACGCCTCGGTCTACCAGACCATCGCCAACGGCGGCGTGCGTATCGCGCCGTCCCTGATCCAGGGCTACACCGACTCCTCCGGCAAGTACACGCCGGCTCCGGCGCCGCAGCAGACGCAGGTGGTCAGCGCCGCGACCGCCGGCAAGGTGGCCGACATGCTGGAGGCGGTCACCACCTCCCAGCGCGGCACCGGTACCACGGCCAAGATCCCGGGCTACCGGGTCGCCGGCAAGACCGGCACCGCGAACCGTTACGACCAGAAGACCGGCGGCTACAACGGCTACACCGCGTCGTTCATCGGCTTCGCCCCGACCGACAAGCCGCAGATCGTCGTCGCCGTGTCGTTGCAGGCCCCGGTCGGCGCGCACTTCGGCGCCGAGATCGCCGCGCCGGTGTTCACGCAGGTCATGGGGTTCGCGTTGCAGAGCCGCGGGGTCGCGCCGACGGACACGCCGCCGGCCGATCTGCCGACCACATACGGCACCGGTGACTGA
- the murF gene encoding UDP-N-acetylmuramoyl-tripeptide--D-alanyl-D-alanine ligase — MSPHNLGWIADTVGGTLSGPPGTAQEELAELDVTGPVVFDSRDAAPGALFVAFPGEAADGHAFVQAAVGKGAVAVLAAPDEAYRKPWTGRGSVPTVTVQDGDLLRALSALATAHLAGLPRTTVVGLTGSAGKTTTKDLIGRLARELGPTVAPKGSFNNELGFPITVLRTDQDTRYLVAEMGARGIGHIKHLTTIAPPRIGVVLNVGSAHLGEFGSVEAIAEAKGELAAAVPEAGNCNPDRDGVAILNADDVRVRAMAARTKGRVVLFGEAPDADVRAEDVHIGADGRAGFTLLYRDAEGPHRFPVALRLVGEHQVSNALAAAATGLELGLAGEKVAEVLSAAEPDSKWRMAIGESADGVTIVNDAYNANPESMRAALKTLATMARARPGARSWAVLGTMGELGDNAAVEHDAVGRLAVRLNISQTVAVGATAAAIHSGASMEGSYDGESVAVPDGEAALAFVRAGARPGDVVLVKASRYVGLEWVAEALLERAGAGDGDSDVDSGDHGDFRHGAGDGDAPQARGAGGGVR; from the coding sequence GTGAGCCCCCATAATCTCGGCTGGATCGCGGACACCGTGGGCGGGACCCTGAGCGGTCCCCCCGGTACCGCCCAGGAGGAGCTCGCGGAGCTCGACGTCACCGGGCCCGTGGTGTTCGACTCGCGGGACGCCGCGCCCGGAGCGCTGTTCGTGGCGTTCCCCGGCGAGGCCGCCGACGGCCACGCCTTCGTCCAGGCCGCCGTCGGCAAGGGGGCCGTCGCCGTGCTGGCCGCCCCCGACGAGGCCTACCGCAAGCCGTGGACCGGCCGGGGGAGCGTCCCGACCGTCACCGTCCAGGACGGGGACCTGCTGCGCGCGCTGTCCGCGCTGGCCACCGCGCACCTGGCCGGGCTGCCCCGGACCACGGTCGTGGGCCTGACCGGCTCGGCCGGCAAGACCACCACCAAGGACCTGATCGGCCGGCTGGCCCGCGAACTGGGCCCGACGGTGGCGCCGAAGGGGAGCTTCAACAACGAGCTCGGATTCCCCATCACCGTGCTGCGCACCGACCAGGACACCCGGTACCTGGTCGCCGAGATGGGCGCGCGCGGCATCGGGCACATCAAGCACCTGACGACCATCGCGCCGCCGCGCATCGGCGTCGTGCTGAACGTCGGCAGCGCGCACCTCGGCGAGTTCGGCAGCGTCGAGGCCATCGCCGAGGCCAAGGGCGAGCTGGCCGCCGCCGTGCCGGAGGCCGGGAACTGCAACCCCGACCGGGACGGCGTGGCCATCCTCAACGCCGACGACGTCCGGGTGCGGGCCATGGCCGCGCGCACCAAGGGCCGCGTGGTGCTGTTCGGCGAGGCGCCGGACGCCGACGTGCGGGCCGAGGACGTGCACATCGGCGCGGACGGCCGGGCGGGCTTCACGCTGCTCTACCGCGACGCCGAGGGACCGCACCGGTTCCCCGTCGCGCTGCGCCTGGTCGGCGAGCACCAGGTGTCCAACGCGCTGGCCGCCGCGGCGACCGGCCTGGAGCTGGGCCTGGCCGGCGAGAAGGTGGCCGAGGTGCTCTCGGCCGCCGAGCCGGACAGCAAGTGGCGGATGGCGATCGGGGAGTCCGCCGACGGCGTGACCATCGTCAACGACGCCTACAACGCCAACCCGGAGTCGATGCGCGCGGCGCTGAAGACGCTGGCCACCATGGCCCGCGCGCGTCCCGGCGCGCGCTCCTGGGCGGTGCTGGGCACGATGGGCGAACTCGGGGACAACGCCGCGGTGGAGCATGACGCCGTCGGGCGGCTGGCGGTGCGGCTGAACATCAGCCAGACCGTCGCGGTCGGCGCGACCGCCGCCGCGATCCACAGCGGGGCCTCGATGGAAGGGTCCTACGACGGGGAGTCGGTGGCCGTGCCGGACGGCGAGGCCGCGCTGGCCTTCGTGCGCGCCGGCGCCAGGCCCGGCGACGTGGTGCTGGTGAAGGCCTCGCGCTACGTCGGCCTGGAGTGGGTGGCCGAGGCGCTGCTGGAACGTGCGGGTGCGGGGGACGGGGACTCCGACGTGGACAGCGGGGACCACGGGGACTTCAGACATGGTGCCGGGGACGGCGACGCGCCGCAGGCGCGCGGTGCGGGAGGTGGCGTCCGGTGA
- a CDS encoding AAA family ATPase, with the protein MERVAAVTARIRSAVETVIEGKPEVVKLAVTVLLAEGHLLLEDVPGVGKTMLAKALAKTVDCTVRRIQFTPDLLPSDITGVSIFDQQRKEFEFKPGAIFANFVVGDEINRASPKTQSALLESMEERQVTVDGTTFHLESPFMVVATQNPIEMEGTYPLPEAQRDRFMARISVGYPAPAAELRMLDTHGQVSPLDQLRPVTDAHEVAALIEAVRHIHVSDEVRRYAVDLVNASRTSPELRLGASPRATLQLVRAARAAAAMEGRDFVLPDDIQHLAVSVLAHRLLPTAETQISRRTTEQVVAGLVAAVPVPSLGGGAHHARR; encoded by the coding sequence CTGGAGCGCGTGGCCGCCGTGACCGCCCGGATCCGCAGCGCCGTCGAGACGGTCATCGAGGGCAAGCCCGAGGTGGTGAAGCTGGCCGTCACGGTGCTGCTGGCCGAGGGCCACCTGCTGCTGGAGGACGTGCCCGGGGTCGGCAAGACCATGCTGGCCAAGGCGCTGGCCAAGACCGTCGACTGCACGGTGCGGCGCATCCAGTTCACCCCGGACCTGCTGCCCTCGGACATCACCGGGGTCTCGATCTTCGACCAGCAGCGCAAGGAGTTCGAGTTCAAGCCCGGCGCCATCTTCGCCAACTTCGTGGTGGGCGACGAGATCAACCGCGCCTCCCCCAAGACCCAGTCGGCGCTGCTGGAGTCCATGGAGGAGCGGCAGGTGACCGTGGACGGCACCACGTTCCATCTGGAGTCGCCGTTCATGGTGGTGGCCACCCAGAACCCGATCGAGATGGAGGGCACCTACCCGCTGCCCGAGGCGCAGCGCGACCGGTTCATGGCCCGCATCTCGGTGGGCTACCCGGCGCCGGCCGCCGAGCTGCGGATGCTGGACACCCACGGCCAGGTCTCGCCGCTGGACCAGCTGCGGCCGGTCACCGACGCGCACGAGGTGGCCGCGCTGATCGAGGCGGTCCGGCACATCCACGTCTCCGACGAGGTCCGGCGCTACGCCGTGGACCTGGTCAACGCCTCGCGCACCTCCCCCGAGCTGCGGCTGGGCGCCTCGCCCCGGGCCACCTTGCAGCTGGTCCGGGCCGCGCGCGCGGCGGCGGCGATGGAGGGCCGGGACTTCGTGCTGCCCGACGACATCCAGCACCTGGCGGTCTCGGTCCTGGCGCACCGGCTGCTGCCGACCGCCGAGACCCAGATCAGCCGCCGCACCACCGAGCAGGTGGTGGCCGGCCTGGTGGCGGCGGTGCCGGTGCCCTCGCTGGGCGGCGGCGCGCACCACGCCCGACGCTGA